One part of the Humulus lupulus chromosome 9, drHumLupu1.1, whole genome shotgun sequence genome encodes these proteins:
- the LOC133799595 gene encoding uncharacterized protein LOC133799595 — translation MARRKKNNPKPDTRAKVTESPLLHATYEGQRSEVDEAVPEEMEEVFTDSMVDFPEIGIQGPIEFDGDSSGGKKIGKTEEELAADVGDFQSQAMDKWSQFRALLPNQGGAKLSFEEPIIREGQRIAQVDLEEIQVEISFWNSAVVCQELGANPLFVVFEGFIKRIWGKLGIERIARLNNGFTLVKFRDEVTRDLVLEAGVLHFDRKPVIVKPWSADLDTLKAVKSVPVWVRLPGLGLQYWGTKCLSALMSTIRVPILVDKVIKDRSMMQFARVLVDIELSEDLPKSVQFLNEKGQLMEQLLEFEWLPTQCRGCKVYGHTERMCNKKQNETWRQKNRNGEEEARQGPVDQTLLSEDKDALNGSIDAGSQKSVTKDLAKPQEMSKQLEPVTSAVKHDVTPDTNSSDRGTLDWVTPKRVGGNKKATHKAKNTLTNSYSALQDKVLEVTNLGLTTTSALLETKLRGDKIEKMMQSFFIGWNYFTGAASEGRLLLIWQQNLVSVEVLKETDQLLHVCVKGLRTNKLFCVTFVYGRNSIEERVPLWSDLSGLCFPATPWLLAGDFNAVFEGTDRIGGRTISSHELVDAQHWRALGLVDELRARGSHYTWTNKQANEDRIFSKLDRVFKNEEWLDLFPQAEAVFNWELLSDHCYCIIKPEATVNCGIKLFRFFNMWTEHEKFKHTVLQSWCKPSKGFGLDRICRKLSRLQIVLRKFNKHVMGDVAQNYVLAKEKFQAAQMSLQSNPHSTELQRVEGAASDNFAYHARTYESFLRQKSKVDWLRYGDDNTTYFHACLKQRRASNCITSVVKESGQIIEKFYDVVEHFVLHFQKIMGSKSNASSSIQSSCFNLGHKLTLDQQISLVRPFTTKEVKDALFSINSIKSPGPDGYGSGFFKAMWSDLEVEISEAIFDFFERGILPEEVNKATISLIPKIDTPTRAADYRPITCCNSIYKCISKMLCGRLAMDIIKGYKRKNISPRCVMKIDLSKAYDMLDWNFLEDILTEFCFLIKFIKWVMACLKDPTYMILMNGRVQGKFRGRKGLRQGDPISPLLFVLAMEYCTRLLCQASLDKGFRYHPKCKQLKIVNLCFADDLVIFCKGVTSSAQIMRDDFNEFCLASGLSTNMDKSQVYFGGVAERETRHMLERLRFSKGNFPLKYLGVPLRTTRWKAGDCAIIIKKIQLKLHTWASRHLSFAGRVQLINSVLLSIRSFWMSTFILPKSVTKEVDRLCRKFLWGVKDSNKQRSKLHLTAWDQVCLPKCMGGLGFKEGCNWNRVLLAKFVWAVSTKQDILWVKWVDSIYLKGQDFWNYIVPQDMSWLLNKDRVDFDNVVWNSLVVPKHRLDLDWRIGWVEVFGRVCMMSGVLGWLVSRRG, via the exons ATGGCGAGACGCAAGAAGAACAACCCAAAGCCTGATACAAGAGCTAAGGTGACTGAATCTCCATTGCTCCATGCGACGTATGAGGGTCAGAGGTCTGAGGTCGATGAAGCTGTTCCGGAGGAGATGGAAGAAGTGTTTACAGATTCGATGGTGGATTTTCCAGAAATTGGAATTCAAGGACCAATTGAATTTGATGGAGATTCATCTGGAGGTAAGAAAATAGGCAAGACAGAGGAGGAGCTGGCTGCAGATGTAGGTGATTTTCAAAGCCAGGCGATGGATAAATGGTCCCAGTTCCGAGCCTTGCTTCCAAATCAAGGAGGGGCCAAACTCAGCTTTGAGGAACCAATTATTCGCGAGGGCCAACGAATAGCTCAAGTCGACTTGGAGGAGATCCAAGTTGAAATCTCTTTTTGGAATTCAGCGGTGGTATGTCAGGAACTTGGGGCTAACCCTCTGTTTGTTGTGTTTGAAGGATTTATTAAGAGGATTTGGGGTAAACTTGGTATTGAGAGAATTGCTAGGCTGAATAATGGTTTTACACTTGTGAAATTTCGCGATGAAGTCACTAGAGATCTGGTTTTGGAAGCTGGGGTGCTACATTTTGATAGAAAACCAGTGATAGTGAAGCCTTGGTCTGCTGATTTAGACACACTTAAGGCAGTGAAATCTGTTCCTGTTTGGGTAAGATTGCCAGGGCTTGGGCTGCAATATTGGGGCACTAAGTGTTTGAGTGCTCTTATGAGCACGATTAGGGTACCAATTTTGGTCGATAAAGTTATTAAGGACAGGTCTATGATGCAATTTGCTAGAGTTTTAGTGGATATAGAACTCTCGGAGGATCTCCCTAAATCTGTTCAGTTTCTCAATGAGAAAGGACAACTAATGGAACAGCTTCTGGAATTTGAGTGGCTTCCTACTCAATGTAGAGGCTGCAAAGTGTATGGCCATACAGAAAGAATGTGTAATAAGAAGCAAAATGAGACTTGGAGGCAGAAAAACCGGAATGGAGAGGAAGAGGCTAGACAAGGTCCAGTGGATCAGACGCTATTATCAGAGGATAAAGATGCTTTGAATGGGAGTATAGATGCTGGTTCTCAGAAATCGGTTACTAAGGATTTGGCTAAGCCCCAGGAGATGTCAAAGCAACTGGAGCCTGTGACATCTGCAGTAAAGCATGATGTTACACCAGATACGAATTCCAGTGACAGAGGTACTTTGGATTGGGTTACCCCAAAACGGGTTGGAGGAAATAAGAAGGCTACTCATAAGGCAAAGAACACGTTGACGAATTCCTATAGTGCTTTGCAAGATAAGGTATTGGAGGTTACAAACTTGGGACTAACAACAACAA GTGCCTTGTTGGAGACTAAACTTCGTGGTGATAAAATTGAGAAAATGATGCAATCTTTTTTCATTGGCTGGAACTATTTCACTGGTGCAGCTTCAGAAGGTCGATTGCTTCTTATTTGGCAGCAAAATTTGGTGTCTGTTGAAGTTTTAAAGGAGACTGATCAGTTACTTCATGTCTGTGTTAAAGGCTTAAGGACTAATAAGTTGTTTTGTGTTACATTTGTGTATGGTAGAAATTCGATTGAGGAAAGAGTGCCTCTTTGGAGTGATCTGTCCGGTCTTTGTTTCCCAGCTACCCCTTGGCTGTTGGCTGGGGACTTTAATGCAGTTTTTGAGGGTACAGACAGAATTGGTGGACGCACCATTTCTTCCCATGAGTTAGTTGATGCTCAACATTGGAGGGCCTTGGGTTTAGTTGATGAGTTGCGCGCTAGAGGGTCTCATTATACTTGGACAAATAAACAGGCCAATGAAGATAGAATCTTTTCGAAATTGGACAGAGTCTTTAAAAATGAAGAATGGTTGGACCTTTTTCCTCAAGCTGAGGCTGTGTTCAACTGGGAATTGCTCTCTGACCACTGTTACTGCATTATCAAACCAGAAGCTACTGTTAACTGTGGTATTAAGCTATTTAGATTCTTCAATATGTGGACTGAACATGAAAAATTTAAACATACTGTCTTGCAAAGCTGGTGCAAGCCTAGCAAAGGGTTTGGGCTGGATCGAATTTGTAGGAAACTAAGCAGACTTCAGATAGTTCTTCGCAAGTTCAATAAGCATGTTATGGGAGATGTTGCTCAGAATTATGTTTTGGCTAAGGAGAAGTTTCAGGCTGCCCAAATGTCTCTTCAGAGTAATCCTCACTCGACAGAACTTCAAAGAGTAGAAGGTGCAGCAAGTGATAATTTTGCTTATCATGCTAGAACTTATGAGAGCTTCCTGAGACAGAAAAGCAAAGTGGATTGGCTTCGTTATGGTGATGACAACACGACATATTTTCACGCATGTTTAAAACAAAGAAGAGCCTCTAATTGTATCACTTCAGTAGTGAAAGAATCTGGTCAGATAATTGAGAAATTTTATGATGTTGTGGAACACTTTGTGCTTCATTTTCAGAAAATCATGGGAAGCAAAAGCAATGCCTCGAGTTCCATTCAGAGTTCCTGTTTTAATCTTGGTCATAAACTGACTTTGGACCAGCAGATCAGTTTAGTGAGGCCTTTCACTACTAAGGAAGTTAAAGACGCTTTGTTTAGTATTAACTCTATTAAAAGTCCAGGGCCGGATGGGTATGGCTCAGGTTTTTTCAAAGCAATGTGGAGCGATTTAGAAGTTGAAATCTCAGAAGCCATATTTGATTTCTTTGAGCGCGGTATTCTGCCAGAGGAGGTGAATAAGGCTACTATTTCCTTGATTCCTAAGATTGATACACCTACTCGGGCAGCGGATTATAGGCCTATTACGTGTTGCAATTCTATCTACAAGTGTATATCTAAAATGCTTTGTGGTAGATTGGCGATG GATATTATTAAAGGTTATAAGAGGAAAAACATTTCCCCTAGGTGTGTGATGAAAATTGACCTGAGTAAAGCCTATGATATGCTTGATTGGAATTTTTTGGAGGACATTCTCACTGAATTCTGCTTTCTGATTAAATTCATCAAATGGGTAATGGCCTGCTTGAAGGATCCTACTTATATGATTCTAATGAATGGTAGGGTTCAAGGGAAGTTTAGAGGCCGGAAGGGTCTTAGGCAAGGGGACCCGATTTCTCCTTTGTTGTTTGTTCTAGCAATGGAGTATTGTACCCGGTTGTTATGTCAAGCTTCCTTGGATAAGGGATTCCGCTATCATCCTAAGTGTAAGCAGCTAAAGATTGTCAATCTTTGTTTTGCAGACGATTTGGTCATATTTTGCAAGGGAGTAACTAGCTCAGCTCAGATAATGAGGGACGATTTTAATGAGTTCTGCTTGGCTTCAGGTTTGTCTACTAATATGGACAAATCTCAGGTCTATTTTGGAGGTGTGGCTGAAAGAGAAACTCGTCATATGCTAGAGAGGCTCCGATTTTCAAAAGGAAACTTTCCTCTAAAATATTTGGGAGTTCCTCTTCGAACAACAAGATGGAAGGCTGGAGATTGTGCTATCATTATCAAAAAGATACAGCTGAAATTACATACTTGGGCGAGTCGTCACCTATCTTTTGCTGGGAGGGTGCAATTAATTAACTCTGTGCTTCTGAGTATCAGATCTTTTTGGATGAGCACTTTTATTCTCCCTAAGAGTGTCACTAAGGAAGTGGATCGGTTATGCAGGAAATTCCTTTGGGGAGTTAAGGACAGCAATAAGCAGCGTAGTAAATTGCATCTTACTGCCTGGGATCAGGTGTGCCTGCCAAAATGCATGGGTGGTCTTGGTTTCAAGGAAGGTTGTAACTGGAATAGAGTGCTTCTTGCTAAGTTTGTTTGGGCTGTTTCAACTAAGCAAGATATTCTTTGGGTGAAATGGGTGGATTCTATATATCTGAAGGGCCAGGACTTCTGGAATTATATTGTTCCCCAGGATATGAGTTG GTTACTTAACAAGGATAGAGTTGATTTTGATAATGTGGTCTGGAACTCTTTGGTTGTGCCTAAGCACAG GTTAGATCTCGATTGGAGAATTGGCTGGGTAGAGGTATTTGGCCGAGTTTGTATGATGAGTGGTGTTCTTGGATGGTTGGTAAGCCGAAGGGGCTGA